A genomic window from Aethina tumida isolate Nest 87 chromosome 4, icAetTumi1.1, whole genome shotgun sequence includes:
- the LOC109605937 gene encoding tRNA-dihydrouridine(20) synthase [NAD(P)+]-like, which translates to MTNSEKRLDYSNKVILAPMVRVGTLPMRLLALEYGADIVYSEELVDWKFLKSIRRVNDVLGTVDYIDKSDGTIVFRTCDKEKDRVVLQMGTCDPERALKVAKMVENDVAGIDINMGCPKEFSVKGGMGAALLCNPELATNILSTLVSNVKIPITCKIRVFEDLNKTLELVKKFEATGISAIGVHGRTKVERPQHPNRNHTIKAITEAVNIPVIANGGSREIDWYTDIEKFRNMCGASSVMIARAAESNCSIFRKEGLKELDSVIKDYLKICVDYDNSPNSTKYCVQNMLKELQETPRGKKFLECQTLEQICSIWGLGEYCRQKQLEFQSKGILSRREVTPDMFDPKKKRRKTEEDDDVIKLKCAFIRVNYPTDTDLPKSKIIAYCGKNKLKTPVYKIINEDKLFRAICCFQDKKYSSSYWEKNKRFAEQGAALVCAVSLGLIEKEQLVKDGSILE; encoded by the exons atgacGAATAGTGAAAAAAGATTGGACTActcaaataaagtaattttagctCCCATGGTGCGAGTGGGGACGCTTCCTATGCGACTGTTGGCATTAGAATATGGGGCTGACATCGTCTACTCTGAGGAACTGGTGGATTGGAAGTTCTTAAAATCAATTCGACGAGTGAACG atgTGTTGGGAACCGTGGATTACATTGACAAATCTGATGGCACAATTGTATTTCGAACCTGTGACAAAGAAAAGGACAGGGTGGTGCTACAAATGGGCACCTGCGACCCGGAAAGAGCACTAAAGGTGGCCAAAATGGT TGAAAATGATGTGGCAGGCATAGACATAAACATGGGATGTCCCAAGGAGTTTTCAGTGAAAGGAGGAATGGGGGCAGCTTTATTATGCAACCCTGAGCTGGCCACAAACATCCTTTCAACTCTTGTAAGCAATGTAAAAATTCCAATTACATGTAAAATAAGAGTGTTTgaggatttaaataaaactctagagttggttaaaaaatttgagGCAACTGGAATTTCAGCAATTGGCGTGCATGGTAGGACAAAAGTGGAAAGGCCTCAACACCCCAACAGGAATCACACTATAAAAGCAATAACTGAAGCTGTGAACATCCCCGTCATTGCAAA TGGGGGATCAAGGGAGATTGACTGGTACACAGACATAGAAAAGTTTAGAAACATGTGTGGGGCTAGCAGTGTTATGATTGCCAGAGCTGCTGAAAGCAACTGCTCAATATTTAGGAAAGAGGGGCTCAAAGAACTGGACAGTGTgataaaagattatttaaaaatttgcgtTGACTACGATAACTCACCCAATAGTACAAAGTACTGTGTTCAAAATATGCTTAAGGAATTGCAAGAGACCCCCAGGGGGAAGAAATTCTTAGAATGTCAGACTCTGGAACAGATTTG CTCAATTTGGGGTTTAGGAGAATACTGTAGGCAAAAACAATTAGAATTTCAGTCAAAGGGGATATTAAGTAGAAGGGAAGTAACACCAGACATGTTCGATCCGAAAAAGAAACGGCGGAAAACTGAGGAAGACGACGAtgtcatcaaattaaaatgtgcgTTTATTAGAGTCAATTATCCAACGGATACAGATCTTCCTAAGTCAAAAATCATTGCCTATTGCGGcaagaataaattgaaaacccctgtttataaaattataaatgaggaCAAGCTTTTCAGGGCTATATGCTGCTTTCAGGATAAAAAGTATAGTTCTTCttattg GGAGAAGAACAAGAGGTTTGCAGAACAAGGTGCTGCACTAGTTTGTGCTGTGAGTTTGGGACTAATTGAAAAGGAACAACTTGTTAAAGATGGGAGTATCTTAGAATaa
- the LOC109605941 gene encoding uncharacterized protein LOC109605941 — protein sequence MRGQFATALSHLLLAGTGAYCLKLIWNVDLPLSHCCFGLIILNNVLGLWQNGNPQYGDKVYRLFRITRELQDLFVLPLIATTVWLMYNYRWELALAHLLLPMWPLCMFLFRKKQYKLSNMVVAINVMSLAILSYMYNNYYGFATAFTYCFDYFFTKGDNENFLNIPSQDLSNYIMCFLTFFSVQTLFD from the exons atgcGTGGCCAATTCGCCACGGCGCTGTCACATCTGTTATTGGCTGGCACAGGGGCATACTGCTTGAAACTGATCTGGAATGTGGATTTGCCCCTATCCCATTGCTGTTTCGGCTTAATAATACTTAACAATGTGCTGGGATTGTGGCAGAACG GTAATCCACAGTACGGAGATAAAGTATACAGACTGTTTCGAATAACAAGGGAACTCCAAGACTTATTTGTATTACCTCTAATCGCCACCACTGTGTGGCTGATGTATAATTATAGATGGGAACTAGCACTTGCTCATTTGTTACTGCCCATGTGGCCACTGTGTATGTTTCTGTTCAGGAAAAAGCAGTACAAGCTGAGCAACATGGTGGTTGCCATCAATGTAATGTCACTTGCTATTTTATcctatatgtataataattattacggGTTTGCTACCGCATTTACGTATTGCTTCGACTATTTTTTTACGAAGGGTGACAATGAAAACTTCCTCAACATACCGTCTCAGGATctaagtaattatataatgtGTTTTTTGACGTTCTTTTCTGTGCAGACACTTTTTGATTAA